Proteins encoded within one genomic window of Methanothrix harundinacea 6Ac:
- a CDS encoding archease has protein sequence MEPVEYLEHTADVKFRVRGRSLEELFESAGLALIGAMIDPSTVRVEESWPVEIEAESLEALLYEWLSEILYLFEVELAAFSEFEVALDGGPDGWSLSGRVGGERIDPERHLFETEVKAVTLHQFEIGREEVGGEEIWTAQVVLDV, from the coding sequence ATGGAACCCGTTGAATATCTGGAGCACACCGCCGACGTCAAGTTCCGGGTCCGGGGCCGGAGCCTGGAGGAGCTCTTCGAGAGCGCAGGCCTCGCGCTGATCGGAGCCATGATAGACCCCTCCACCGTCCGGGTCGAGGAGTCCTGGCCGGTGGAGATCGAGGCGGAGTCCCTGGAGGCCCTCCTCTACGAGTGGCTATCGGAGATCCTTTACCTATTCGAGGTGGAGCTGGCGGCGTTCTCGGAGTTCGAGGTCGCCCTCGATGGAGGGCCCGACGGCTGGAGCCTTTCGGGCCGGGTCGGGGGGGAGAGGATCGACCCAGAGAGGCACCTCTTCGAGACGGAGGTGAAGGCGGTCACCCTCCACCAGTTCGAGATCGGTAGGGAAGAGGTGGGGGGGGAGGAGATCTGGACCGCTCAGGTGGTTTTAGACGTTTGA
- a CDS encoding helix-turn-helix domain-containing protein, with product MAETIEEIATRIREMRELSKVTAEEMAEHLKVPLETYNCYEEGKMEIPASKLIEIGQRLEVDMNLLLTGEEPRMRIFTVTRKGEGVEVERRRQYRYQNLAGKFLSKRGEFFIVTIEPKREKPAAYSHPGQEFDYVLEGSLKFSIHDHEIVLNEGDSILFDSSFLHAMEAQDDRPAKMLVVVM from the coding sequence ATGGCGGAGACCATTGAGGAGATAGCAACCCGAATTCGGGAGATGCGAGAGCTGTCCAAGGTGACGGCGGAGGAGATGGCAGAGCACCTGAAGGTGCCCCTGGAGACGTACAACTGCTACGAGGAGGGGAAGATGGAGATCCCCGCGAGCAAGCTGATCGAGATCGGCCAGCGGCTCGAGGTCGACATGAACCTCCTCCTCACCGGGGAAGAGCCGAGGATGCGGATATTCACGGTGACTAGGAAGGGCGAGGGGGTCGAGGTGGAGCGGCGGAGGCAGTACAGGTACCAGAACCTGGCGGGGAAGTTCCTCTCCAAGAGGGGGGAGTTCTTCATCGTCACCATCGAGCCGAAGAGGGAGAAGCCGGCAGCCTACAGCCATCCCGGCCAGGAGTTCGACTACGTCCTGGAGGGGTCCCTCAAGTTCTCGATCCACGATCACGAGATCGTCCTCAACGAGGGGGACTCGATATTGTTCGATTCGTCCTTCCTGCACGCCATGGAGGCCCAAGACGACAGGCCCGCGAAGATGCTCGTCGTGGTGATGTAA
- a CDS encoding RtcB family protein: protein MLNRIDDYIFEVPIGHQKGMRVPGRIFISERLLEQVESGTLDQVANVATLPGIVNYSMAMPDAHLGYGFPIGGVAAFREDGGVISPGGVGFDINCGVRMLRTDLLAEDVAPMMTNLVEDLFHDVPSGVGAKGRLRVSEHELDEAFTRGAAWAVEAGFGVPEDLEHCEEGGRMEGAKPDQVSLKARKRGRPQLGTLGSGNHFLEIQRVDEIFDDDLAKRFGLFRGQITVMIHCGSRGAGHQICTDHLQVLSRAVKKYGIELPDKQLACAPLGTPEAENYFGAMAAAANYAWANRQIISAWTREVFERYFPDARLDLVYDVAHNVAKVEEHEVDGSRERLYVHRKGATRAFGPGRPEIPMAYREAGQPVIIPGSMGTPSYVLCGSAGAMRLTFGSACHGAGRIMSRTQAKKTYAGAEVKDVLTRRGIKVMATHPKMLAEEAPEVYKPSFEVVDVVHHLDIARKVAKVVPLGVSKG, encoded by the coding sequence ATGCTGAACAGGATAGACGATTACATATTTGAGGTGCCGATCGGCCACCAGAAGGGGATGCGCGTCCCGGGACGGATCTTCATCTCCGAGAGGCTCCTCGAGCAGGTGGAGTCCGGAACCCTCGACCAGGTGGCGAACGTCGCCACCCTCCCCGGGATAGTCAACTACTCGATGGCGATGCCCGATGCTCATCTCGGCTACGGCTTTCCCATCGGCGGCGTCGCCGCCTTCCGGGAGGATGGGGGGGTGATAAGCCCCGGGGGCGTCGGCTTCGACATAAACTGCGGCGTCCGGATGCTGAGGACGGACCTTCTGGCGGAGGATGTGGCGCCGATGATGACGAACCTCGTCGAGGACCTCTTCCACGACGTCCCCTCCGGCGTCGGGGCGAAGGGGAGGCTCCGGGTCTCGGAGCACGAGCTCGACGAGGCCTTCACCCGGGGGGCGGCCTGGGCGGTGGAGGCGGGGTTCGGCGTTCCTGAGGATCTCGAGCACTGCGAGGAGGGGGGCCGGATGGAGGGGGCGAAGCCCGACCAGGTGAGCCTGAAGGCGAGGAAGAGGGGGCGTCCCCAGCTCGGGACCCTGGGGAGCGGAAACCACTTCCTGGAGATCCAGAGGGTCGACGAGATCTTCGATGACGACCTCGCCAAAAGGTTCGGCCTCTTCCGGGGCCAGATCACCGTCATGATCCACTGCGGATCGAGGGGGGCAGGCCACCAGATCTGCACCGACCACCTCCAGGTCCTCAGCCGGGCGGTAAAAAAGTACGGTATAGAGCTCCCCGACAAGCAGCTCGCCTGCGCGCCGTTGGGGACGCCGGAGGCGGAGAACTACTTCGGGGCGATGGCGGCGGCGGCAAACTACGCCTGGGCGAACCGTCAGATCATCTCCGCCTGGACGAGGGAGGTCTTCGAGAGGTACTTCCCCGACGCTCGGCTGGACCTCGTCTACGACGTCGCCCACAACGTCGCCAAGGTGGAGGAGCACGAGGTCGACGGCTCGAGGGAAAGGCTCTACGTCCACCGGAAGGGGGCGACGAGGGCCTTCGGCCCCGGGAGGCCCGAGATCCCAATGGCGTACAGGGAGGCGGGCCAGCCGGTGATCATACCCGGGTCGATGGGGACCCCCTCCTACGTCCTCTGCGGGAGCGCCGGGGCGATGCGGCTCACCTTCGGCTCCGCCTGCCACGGGGCCGGAAGGATCATGAGCAGGACCCAGGCGAAGAAGACCTACGCCGGGGCGGAGGTGAAGGATGTCCTGACGAGGCGCGGGATCAAGGTGATGGCGACTCACCCGAAGATGCTCGCCGAGGAGGCCCCCGAGGTCTACAAGCCGAGCTTCGAGGTCGTCGACGTCGTCCACCACCTGGATATAGCGAGGAAGGTGGCGAAGGTCGTCCCCCTGGGAGTCTCCAAGGGATGA
- a CDS encoding AMP-binding protein — MSSLLDRFVPRTDFKSYEDFIENFKIIVPKEFNFAFDVVDVYAEEDPHKVALVWCNDSGDEKILTFGDMKRESDRAANFFKGHGIRKGDAVMLSLKSRYEFWISMIGLHKIGAVAIPATHMLKRKDIVYRIRRADLKMIISIAEEGVPEEVDGACKELRDAGVLKAFVGEGARDGWLNLREELEAASPEFERPEGTKSSDILLAYFTSGTTGNPKMVNHDQSYSLGHILTARYWQNVEDGGLHYTVADTGWGKAVWGKLYGQWIAGSAVFVYDYDRFDAGRMMDMAAKYRVTTFCAPPTIYRFMIKEDISRYDFSTLRYAVTAGEPLNPSIYEKFLAATGLRLMEGFGQTETVVAIANYPWMDPKPGSMGKPSPGYEIVLVDKNDRICEVGEEGEIVIKTDKGKPIGLFVDYHLDPEKMRNTWHDDYYHTGDTAWMDEDGYFWFVGRADDIIKSSGYRVGPFEVESALLTHPAVLECAITGVPDPLRGQVVKATVVLTKGSAPSEELKNELQNHVKAITAPYKYPRIVEFAEELPKTISGKIRRVEIREKDKPYPVINALECKACERCIIACPTNVLALGEELNARGYHYAIYSGEGCIGCGNCYYTCPEPFAIEVHIPSKEKFEEEG, encoded by the coding sequence ATGTCGTCTCTACTGGATAGGTTCGTCCCCAGGACGGATTTCAAATCTTATGAGGATTTTATAGAGAACTTCAAGATCATAGTCCCCAAGGAGTTCAACTTCGCCTTTGACGTCGTCGACGTCTACGCCGAGGAGGACCCCCATAAGGTGGCCCTCGTCTGGTGCAACGACTCCGGGGACGAGAAGATCCTGACCTTCGGGGATATGAAGCGCGAGAGCGACAGGGCTGCCAACTTCTTCAAGGGGCACGGCATAAGGAAGGGAGACGCCGTGATGCTCTCCCTCAAGAGCCGATATGAGTTCTGGATCTCTATGATCGGCCTCCACAAGATCGGGGCCGTCGCCATCCCCGCAACCCACATGCTGAAGAGGAAGGATATCGTCTATAGGATCCGGCGGGCGGACCTGAAGATGATCATATCCATCGCCGAGGAGGGGGTCCCCGAGGAGGTGGACGGAGCCTGTAAGGAATTGAGAGATGCCGGGGTCCTGAAGGCCTTCGTCGGAGAAGGGGCGAGGGACGGCTGGCTGAACCTGAGGGAGGAGCTGGAGGCGGCATCCCCGGAGTTCGAGAGGCCAGAAGGGACGAAGAGCTCCGACATCCTCCTCGCCTACTTCACCTCCGGGACGACAGGAAACCCCAAGATGGTAAACCACGACCAGAGCTACTCCCTCGGCCACATCTTGACGGCGAGGTACTGGCAGAACGTCGAGGATGGCGGCCTCCACTACACCGTCGCCGACACCGGCTGGGGGAAGGCAGTCTGGGGGAAGCTCTACGGCCAGTGGATCGCGGGATCGGCGGTCTTCGTCTACGACTACGACCGGTTCGACGCCGGGAGGATGATGGATATGGCGGCTAAGTACAGAGTCACCACCTTCTGCGCCCCCCCCACCATCTACCGGTTCATGATAAAGGAGGACATCTCCAGGTACGACTTCTCGACCCTCCGGTACGCCGTCACCGCCGGCGAGCCCCTCAACCCCTCGATATACGAAAAGTTCCTCGCTGCGACGGGGCTGCGGCTGATGGAGGGGTTCGGCCAGACTGAGACGGTCGTCGCCATAGCCAACTACCCCTGGATGGACCCGAAGCCCGGGTCGATGGGGAAGCCCTCCCCCGGCTACGAGATCGTCCTGGTGGACAAGAACGACAGGATCTGCGAGGTCGGGGAGGAGGGGGAGATCGTCATCAAGACGGATAAGGGCAAGCCCATCGGCCTCTTCGTCGACTACCACCTCGACCCCGAGAAGATGAGGAACACCTGGCACGACGACTACTACCACACCGGGGACACCGCCTGGATGGACGAGGACGGCTACTTCTGGTTCGTCGGAAGGGCCGACGACATCATCAAGAGCTCCGGCTATAGGGTCGGCCCCTTCGAGGTGGAGAGCGCCCTCCTCACCCACCCCGCGGTCCTGGAGTGCGCTATCACCGGGGTCCCGGACCCCCTCCGGGGGCAGGTGGTGAAGGCGACGGTCGTCCTGACGAAAGGCTCTGCGCCGTCGGAGGAGCTGAAGAATGAGCTCCAAAACCACGTCAAAGCTATCACCGCCCCCTACAAGTACCCGAGGATCGTCGAGTTCGCAGAAGAGCTCCCGAAGACGATCAGCGGCAAGATAAGGAGGGTTGAGATCAGGGAGAAGGACAAGCCTTATCCGGTGATCAACGCCCTGGAGTGCAAGGCGTGCGAGAGGTGCATCATCGCCTGCCCCACCAACGTCCTCGCCCTGGGAGAGGAGCTGAACGCTCGGGGATACCATTACGCGATCTATTCGGGGGAGGGGTGCATCGGCTGCGGGAACTGCTACTACACCTGCCCGGAGCCCTTCGCCATCGAGGTCCACATACCGTCAAAGGAGAAGTTCGAGGAGGAGGGATAG